One Candidatus Marsarchaeota archaeon DNA segment encodes these proteins:
- a CDS encoding DNA polymerase II large subunit, translating to MNTNEYFELFSRDFQKAYGVAAKARSLGYDPEAEVEIRPAPDLAARVEGIMRIDGLAEIVRSKANGKSRPELAFEMVKELCTNERFVMPNDKRLLMAVRVGLAVMTEGVLVAPTEGVQGVELHRNADGSDYAAVLYAGPIRGAGGTAAALSVAFADYGRKLLGIGNYKAQQSEIERYIEEIQIYDARVARLQYKPPEEDIRSILENCPVCIDGLPNEQLEVSIRRNIQRLDGEGKTVMLSNRIRSGVCLVTCEGIAQKAKSVLKHTKNAGLDWGWLNNVIKVEKHVSAQPQDKAEEKKDAVFLQELVAGRPVFAYPEHAGAFRLRYGRSRLTGIAAKGFSPATMCILDDFIAVGTQLKVEKPGKGCIAMPVDSIEGPFVKLDTGEAFRINDAKQVRDLKGHIKKILAVGDVLITYGDFKKTNTPMLPSSYVEEYWYAQLRESGYSGSMPAVKSFKDAYELSSRYGVPMHPLYIYDYDDVGIAGLKDLAETMLGAKIEADSDSVFDVKSIAIGGDDTAKAREAFESMCIPHIDKGASIEVHGDDAQSLLCALGFAKDGKLRIDASVLESYSAGKEALDVLNAVAPFTIMRRSTRIGGRMGRPEKAKERLMKPAPNILFPVGEYGGKERSLSKAYAQESRKFGSPGITVEMARYRCKEGGEYINGPYCHKHGSRAEIMYRCRSCGALVTSKTCDRCGGIAEASESKTIDIVSEINEALANLSISGMPKLVKGVKGLMNGDKVAEPLEKGILRSINNVYIFKDGTARFDATDAPMTHFYPKEIGTGIEKLKELGYTKDYTGSELVDENQLLELRHQDVVLNMRGAQYMLRVAEFVDSLLEKYYKLEPFYRAERIEDLIGQYVVTLAPHTSAGVLNRIIGFTEANVGLAHPYTISARRRNCDGDEDTTMLLLDALLNFSRSYLPTTVGGTMDAPLILSVNIRPEEVDDEVHAMEVVQGYGLGFYDKSMQYVPPGEMSVELVGNRLGSDGVFSNLDFTHASGIGAIAESPKKSSYTTLKTMQEKIEMQFELTDRLCSVDRKDTARRLILSHFIPDLMGNLHSYSRQEFRCVNCNAKYRRVPLIGKCTRCGGKLLLTISKGGIEKYLDTAIKLADRYDLEPYIKQRIALLKDEIETVFGGIGAVQEVPDRQFNLSKFL from the coding sequence ATGAACACCAACGAATACTTCGAGCTTTTCTCAAGGGACTTCCAGAAGGCGTACGGCGTGGCAGCGAAGGCGCGGTCCTTAGGCTATGATCCTGAAGCTGAGGTAGAGATACGGCCTGCGCCCGACTTGGCGGCGAGGGTAGAGGGCATAATGCGCATAGACGGCCTGGCTGAAATAGTGCGCAGCAAGGCGAACGGGAAGTCGAGGCCTGAGCTCGCGTTCGAGATGGTAAAGGAGCTGTGCACTAACGAGCGCTTCGTGATGCCCAACGACAAGCGCCTGCTCATGGCAGTCAGGGTAGGGCTCGCTGTGATGACAGAGGGCGTGCTCGTGGCGCCTACGGAAGGCGTGCAGGGCGTAGAGCTGCACAGGAATGCAGACGGCAGCGACTACGCGGCGGTGCTCTATGCCGGGCCGATAAGGGGAGCTGGAGGCACGGCCGCGGCGCTCTCTGTCGCGTTTGCGGACTACGGCAGGAAATTGCTTGGCATAGGCAACTACAAGGCCCAGCAGAGCGAGATAGAGCGCTACATAGAGGAGATACAGATCTACGACGCGAGGGTAGCGAGGCTGCAGTACAAGCCGCCGGAAGAGGACATACGCTCCATACTAGAGAACTGCCCGGTCTGCATAGACGGGCTTCCGAACGAGCAGCTCGAGGTCAGCATACGCAGGAACATACAGAGGCTCGACGGCGAAGGCAAGACCGTCATGCTCTCGAATAGGATACGCAGCGGCGTGTGCCTGGTGACGTGCGAGGGCATAGCCCAGAAGGCGAAGAGCGTGCTGAAGCACACGAAGAATGCGGGCCTTGACTGGGGCTGGCTGAACAACGTGATAAAGGTCGAGAAGCACGTGAGCGCGCAGCCTCAGGACAAGGCAGAGGAGAAAAAGGACGCCGTGTTCTTGCAGGAGCTGGTAGCAGGCAGGCCCGTATTCGCATATCCGGAGCATGCGGGCGCGTTCAGGCTGCGCTACGGAAGGAGCAGGCTCACGGGCATAGCCGCGAAGGGCTTCAGCCCTGCCACAATGTGCATCCTTGACGACTTCATAGCAGTTGGGACGCAACTGAAGGTCGAGAAGCCCGGCAAGGGTTGCATTGCGATGCCTGTCGACAGCATAGAGGGGCCGTTCGTGAAGCTCGATACCGGCGAGGCCTTCAGGATTAACGATGCGAAGCAGGTGAGGGACCTGAAAGGGCATATAAAGAAGATACTGGCCGTGGGCGACGTGCTCATAACATACGGGGACTTCAAGAAGACCAACACCCCCATGCTGCCCTCCAGTTACGTAGAAGAATATTGGTATGCGCAGCTGCGCGAATCCGGCTATAGTGGAAGCATGCCGGCAGTAAAAAGCTTCAAGGACGCATACGAGCTGTCCAGCAGGTATGGGGTGCCTATGCACCCGCTCTACATATACGACTACGATGATGTTGGAATAGCAGGTCTTAAGGACCTGGCCGAGACGATGCTCGGGGCCAAGATTGAGGCTGATTCCGACAGCGTGTTCGACGTGAAGAGCATAGCCATAGGGGGCGATGACACCGCGAAAGCGCGCGAGGCCTTCGAGAGCATGTGCATACCGCACATCGACAAGGGCGCAAGCATAGAGGTGCACGGGGACGATGCGCAGAGCCTGCTCTGCGCCCTAGGTTTCGCTAAGGACGGCAAGCTTAGAATAGACGCAAGCGTGCTTGAGAGCTACAGTGCTGGGAAGGAAGCGTTGGATGTGCTAAATGCGGTAGCGCCGTTCACGATAATGAGGCGCTCGACGAGGATAGGCGGCAGGATGGGCAGGCCCGAGAAGGCTAAGGAGAGGCTCATGAAGCCAGCGCCTAACATACTCTTCCCGGTTGGGGAATACGGCGGCAAGGAGAGGAGCCTGTCGAAAGCTTATGCGCAGGAATCCAGAAAGTTCGGATCTCCCGGCATAACTGTAGAGATGGCGCGTTACAGGTGCAAGGAGGGCGGGGAGTACATCAACGGCCCTTACTGCCACAAGCACGGCAGCAGGGCTGAAATCATGTACAGGTGCAGGAGCTGCGGCGCGCTGGTGACCAGCAAGACATGCGACAGATGCGGAGGAATAGCAGAAGCGAGCGAATCCAAGACCATAGATATAGTCAGCGAGATAAACGAGGCGCTGGCCAATCTCAGCATATCCGGAATGCCGAAGCTGGTGAAAGGCGTCAAGGGCTTAATGAACGGCGACAAGGTGGCCGAGCCTTTGGAGAAGGGCATACTGCGGAGCATAAACAATGTCTACATCTTCAAGGACGGCACCGCAAGGTTCGACGCCACAGACGCGCCTATGACGCACTTTTACCCCAAAGAGATCGGCACAGGCATAGAAAAGCTGAAAGAGCTTGGTTATACCAAAGACTACACCGGCAGCGAGCTTGTCGATGAAAATCAGCTGCTCGAGCTGAGGCATCAGGACGTCGTGCTGAACATGAGGGGCGCGCAGTACATGCTCAGGGTGGCGGAGTTCGTTGACTCGCTACTCGAGAAGTACTACAAGCTTGAGCCGTTCTACAGGGCAGAGAGGATAGAAGACCTAATTGGCCAGTATGTGGTTACATTGGCGCCGCATACTTCAGCGGGCGTGCTCAACAGGATAATAGGCTTCACCGAGGCAAATGTCGGCTTGGCGCACCCGTATACGATATCGGCGCGCAGGCGCAACTGCGACGGCGACGAAGACACGACAATGCTGCTCCTTGATGCGCTGCTTAATTTCTCGAGAAGCTACCTGCCAACGACAGTAGGCGGCACGATGGACGCGCCGCTCATACTATCGGTAAACATAAGGCCGGAGGAAGTCGATGACGAGGTGCATGCGATGGAAGTAGTGCAGGGCTACGGGCTCGGCTTCTATGACAAGAGCATGCAGTACGTGCCGCCCGGGGAGATGAGCGTGGAGCTCGTGGGCAACAGGCTAGGCAGCGACGGCGTGTTCAGCAATCTGGACTTCACGCATGCGAGCGGCATAGGCGCAATAGCAGAGTCACCGAAGAAGAGCTCCTACACGACATTGAAGACCATGCAGGAAAAGATAGAGATGCAGTTCGAGCTCACCGACAGGCTGTGTTCTGTCGACAGGAAGGACACGGCGCGCAGGCTGATACTCAGCCATTTCATACCTGACTTAATGGGCAACCTCCATTCCTATTCAAGGCAGGAGTTCAGGTGTGTGAACTGCAATGCGAAGTACAGGCGCGTGCCGCTGATAGGCAAGTGCACGCGCTGCGGCGGCAAACTCTTGCTCACGATCTCGAAGGGGGGCATAGAAAAATATCTTGACACCGCAATTAAGCTAGCCGACAGGTACGACCTTGAACCTTACATCAAGCAACGCATCGCGCTCTTAAAGGACGAGATAGAGACTGTGTTTGGCGGCATAGGCGCAGTGCAGGAAGTCCCAGACAGGCAGTTCAACTTGTCGAAGTTCCTGTAA
- a CDS encoding DNA-directed DNA polymerase II small subunit, giving the protein MEDQELARLVGELAAKLSKYGLLLAADVDASPIRGIDLDALASRLAGLGKEGELVVVGNEQLTETVQGILNEKVPMPIEIDRPLEFKPLAAEIDADYAIRNRQVEHAHGSVSDFVDYFNDRLRRMRTIMAQHVAQMGNALQNLEALKNYASGREVYIMGLVSRKFTTKNGNVLVEIEDETGSAKVMFMNGTSQAARELFEKSALIINDEAVAVKGKISGPFVIANELIWPDVPIRTPKRIDDGIAIAFVSDVHVGSKLFMEKNFSKMIGWLNGDGSGRRSELAGRVKYVVVGGDIADGIGVYPNQDRDLAVLDMYTQYRMFFEYMDAIPDYIHVFVLTGNHDAVQRAEPQPPLTQELIGSFKKDNVHMVSNPSMLRLHGLDVLAYHGTSLDSIISAVPNMSYARPERAMIEILRRRHLSPIYAGNIVVPSKSDGLVIDTVPDILHMGHIHKNGTANYHGVGIVNSGTWQARTDFQIKQGHMPTPCILPVYDTKSMTFESIDFSQAIA; this is encoded by the coding sequence ATGGAAGACCAAGAGCTCGCGCGGCTTGTGGGGGAACTCGCCGCGAAGCTTTCGAAGTACGGATTGCTGCTGGCCGCAGACGTAGACGCATCTCCTATCAGGGGCATAGACCTCGATGCGCTGGCATCAAGGCTCGCAGGTCTCGGCAAGGAGGGCGAGCTGGTTGTGGTGGGCAACGAGCAGCTGACCGAGACCGTGCAGGGCATACTCAACGAGAAGGTGCCGATGCCGATAGAGATAGATAGGCCCCTGGAGTTCAAGCCCTTGGCTGCCGAGATAGATGCCGATTACGCAATACGCAACAGGCAGGTCGAGCACGCACACGGCTCCGTAAGCGATTTCGTGGATTATTTCAATGACAGGCTGAGGCGCATGCGCACCATAATGGCCCAGCACGTTGCGCAGATGGGAAATGCGCTGCAGAACCTTGAGGCGCTGAAAAACTACGCCAGCGGCCGCGAGGTTTACATCATGGGCCTCGTGTCAAGGAAATTCACGACGAAGAACGGGAACGTGCTCGTCGAGATAGAGGACGAGACCGGCAGCGCCAAGGTCATGTTCATGAACGGCACCTCGCAGGCAGCGAGAGAGCTGTTCGAGAAATCGGCCTTGATAATAAACGATGAAGCCGTAGCAGTCAAGGGCAAGATATCCGGGCCATTCGTCATAGCGAACGAGCTCATATGGCCCGACGTGCCCATAAGGACGCCGAAGCGCATCGACGACGGAATTGCCATAGCCTTCGTATCGGACGTGCATGTCGGCAGCAAGCTCTTCATGGAGAAGAACTTCTCGAAGATGATAGGATGGCTCAACGGCGATGGCTCTGGCAGGCGCAGCGAGCTCGCCGGCAGGGTCAAGTACGTTGTGGTGGGGGGCGACATAGCCGACGGCATAGGCGTGTATCCTAACCAGGACCGCGACCTCGCGGTGCTCGACATGTATACGCAGTACAGGATGTTCTTCGAGTACATGGACGCGATACCCGACTATATCCACGTGTTCGTGCTTACGGGCAACCACGACGCGGTACAGCGCGCGGAGCCGCAGCCGCCGCTCACCCAGGAACTGATAGGGAGCTTCAAGAAAGATAATGTGCACATGGTGTCAAATCCCAGCATGCTCAGGCTCCACGGCCTTGACGTGCTGGCCTATCATGGCACTTCGCTCGACTCAATAATAAGCGCGGTGCCGAACATGAGCTACGCTAGGCCGGAAAGGGCGATGATAGAGATATTGAGGAGGCGCCACCTGTCGCCGATATACGCGGGCAACATAGTGGTGCCGTCAAAGAGCGACGGGCTGGTAATAGATACTGTGCCGGACATACTCCACATGGGCCACATACACAAGAACGGCACAGCCAATTACCACGGCGTTGGCATAGTGAACAGCGGCACATGGCAGGCGCGCACTGATTTCCAAATAAAGCAGGGCCACATGCCGACGCCGTGCATACTGCCGGTTTACGACACGAAAAGCATGACATTCGAGAGCATAGACTTCAGCCAGGCCATCGCATGA
- a CDS encoding UPF0147 family protein, translated as MGSDKQAADAIVQINVQMDSLIGDTSVPKNVRGAVTDAKAKLNESGDVIVRVSAAIYSLDAVSNDINLPAQARTVIWSILSTLESIKQ; from the coding sequence ATGGGGAGTGACAAGCAGGCAGCCGACGCTATAGTCCAGATAAACGTGCAGATGGATTCGCTCATAGGTGACACGAGCGTGCCGAAGAATGTCAGGGGCGCAGTAACTGATGCTAAAGCGAAGCTGAACGAAAGCGGCGACGTGATTGTTAGGGTATCGGCGGCCATATACAGCCTCGACGCGGTGAGCAACGACATCAACCTGCCGGCGCAGGCGCGCACCGTGATATGGAGCATATTGAGCACGCTTGAATCAATCAAGCAGTAA
- a CDS encoding methyltransferase domain-containing protein: protein MTDMAEATRHGSHAHWAWGSATPERLALMELVVNGIERDIAGKDVVDLGAGDGSITKIIAKHARTVYAVDSDHKLNSLLAKNCADIKNIVPVPSDSRRMALDDSSVDVVFSSSSFHDLPEGYEHEIARVLRDGGTTIVFDWKRVRTEFGPPMQIRLDAKTVEKRFAAVGLVKIMEKGYGTHYLLVFRKPKIANA from the coding sequence ATGACCGACATGGCAGAAGCTACTAGGCATGGCAGCCATGCGCACTGGGCCTGGGGCTCGGCAACTCCGGAGAGGCTGGCCCTCATGGAACTCGTAGTCAACGGCATAGAGCGTGATATTGCAGGTAAAGATGTCGTGGACCTGGGCGCTGGCGATGGCAGCATAACAAAGATTATCGCGAAGCATGCCAGAACAGTATATGCGGTTGACAGCGACCACAAGCTCAACAGCTTGCTTGCCAAGAACTGCGCAGACATAAAAAACATTGTGCCGGTGCCTTCCGACAGCAGAAGGATGGCGCTGGATGACAGCAGCGTTGACGTGGTATTTTCGAGCAGCTCGTTCCATGATCTGCCTGAGGGCTACGAGCACGAGATAGCACGTGTGCTTAGGGACGGCGGCACGACAATCGTATTCGATTGGAAAAGGGTGCGTACGGAATTCGGCCCACCCATGCAGATCAGGCTTGATGCAAAAACCGTAGAGAAGCGCTTTGCTGCCGTTGGTCTCGTCAAAATCATGGAGAAGGGCTACGGCACGCATTACCTATTGGTTTTCAGAAAGCCGAAAATCGCAAATGCATAA
- a CDS encoding PadR family transcriptional regulator codes for MRPHRMYGHGSGYEDDEEYGERGAGYGGRGAGMHIGGFRSRGIKYWALYLLKDKPMTGAEIMDAMESQNMGWWRPSPGSIYPMLNELVQDGVLSRGEDGRYAMTDKGLEAMGIRKDKGFYMERALSELEGLVDYLQDNRDLLDKYKDRVKKLKDRIDKL; via the coding sequence ATGAGACCACACAGGATGTACGGGCATGGATCAGGATATGAGGACGACGAAGAGTATGGCGAGCGTGGGGCAGGCTACGGCGGCCGCGGCGCCGGCATGCACATAGGCGGCTTCAGGTCAAGAGGCATAAAGTACTGGGCGCTGTACCTGCTCAAGGACAAGCCGATGACAGGCGCGGAGATAATGGACGCGATGGAGTCGCAGAACATGGGCTGGTGGAGGCCTTCGCCTGGCTCAATATACCCGATGCTGAACGAGCTCGTCCAGGACGGCGTGCTGAGCCGCGGAGAGGACGGCAGGTATGCTATGACTGACAAGGGCCTAGAAGCCATGGGCATACGGAAGGACAAGGGCTTCTACATGGAGCGCGCGCTTTCTGAGCTCGAGGGGCTTGTAGACTACCTGCAGGACAACAGGGATCTGCTCGACAAGTACAAGGACAGGGTAAAGAAGCTCAAGGACAGGATAGACAAATTATGA
- a CDS encoding HIT family protein: MEKSTQKDVFCREEIIGSSTVVKVGSARIVLAMDGVAPYHMLVIPIRHAEQPKELSSKEINDIFEAVHRVEMFYKSKGIDGYKIMRLSGAAAGQTIPHIHWHIIPGTSDFVTGPKQRKIHYAPEELGKAAKALAQEFG; this comes from the coding sequence GTGGAAAAGAGCACGCAGAAGGACGTCTTCTGCAGGGAGGAGATAATAGGCAGTTCGACAGTGGTGAAAGTCGGCAGTGCAAGAATAGTGCTTGCGATGGACGGCGTAGCGCCGTACCACATGCTTGTAATTCCGATAAGGCACGCCGAGCAACCAAAGGAGCTGAGCAGCAAGGAGATCAACGACATCTTTGAGGCGGTGCATAGGGTCGAAATGTTCTACAAGAGCAAAGGCATAGACGGCTACAAAATAATGCGCCTGAGCGGCGCTGCTGCAGGCCAGACCATACCGCACATACACTGGCACATCATACCGGGCACGAGCGACTTTGTAACGGGTCCGAAGCAGAGGAAGATACATTACGCGCCGGAAGAGCTGGGCAAGGCTGCAAAGGCGCTGGCGCAAGAGTTCGGATGA
- a CDS encoding nucleotidyl transferase AbiEii/AbiGii toxin family protein, which translates to MIDKESLLAAWHYDQPYQAEKDYIQEMALSGIFNYMGSIVFKGGTALSKFYGSPRFSDDLDFSVVPGTIIGRLAKEVDRVVGSLNDEYSTRVMRKKNAKDMLVWELSIRGPLFGMLNKYQHLKIEIDKNSSVRETLGKVRRNPVYKDLRPYLALVMNEKEILAEKVVALLFRHNIKARDLYDLSFLLGKRVYVDAGLIDEKMREHGHMFSSERFHNRVDALANVWDRELKRLLPKDKFIGYKTAKATVVEGFTEAGMV; encoded by the coding sequence ATGATAGACAAGGAATCGCTGCTTGCTGCCTGGCACTACGACCAGCCGTATCAAGCTGAAAAGGATTACATCCAGGAAATGGCGCTATCAGGCATATTCAACTACATGGGCAGCATTGTATTCAAAGGAGGCACTGCGTTGTCCAAATTCTACGGCTCTCCGCGATTCTCAGACGACCTGGATTTTTCTGTCGTACCCGGCACGATTATTGGCAGGCTTGCCAAAGAAGTCGATAGGGTTGTTGGTTCATTGAATGACGAGTATTCGACAAGAGTTATGAGAAAGAAGAACGCTAAGGACATGCTGGTATGGGAGCTGAGCATAAGGGGGCCGTTGTTTGGCATGCTGAACAAGTACCAGCACCTCAAGATAGAGATAGACAAAAATTCCTCTGTAAGGGAAACACTAGGCAAGGTTAGAAGGAACCCAGTATACAAAGATTTGAGGCCGTATCTTGCCCTGGTCATGAACGAGAAGGAGATTCTGGCTGAAAAGGTGGTGGCCCTGCTGTTTAGGCATAACATTAAAGCCCGCGACCTATACGATTTGAGCTTCCTGTTAGGCAAGCGCGTATATGTAGACGCTGGCCTCATAGACGAGAAGATGCGCGAACATGGCCATATGTTCTCTTCAGAGCGGTTCCACAACAGAGTCGATGCACTGGCAAATGTATGGGACAGGGAGCTGAAGAGGCTTCTGCCCAAGGACAAATTTATAGGTTATAAAACGGCCAAAGCCACAGTTGTTGAAGGCTTCACAGAAGCTGGCATGGTATAG
- a CDS encoding VIT1/CCC1 transporter family protein yields the protein MTSERIRHIEEEFLRDELSDYALYESTERHEKDPVLKKLVGKLKKTELRHAMVWAGLLGIKDVRSLGMPLSIRMKVSLYVLVRRFMGIAFVTKLLERHESEGLNGYKLLAEGEGFSPAALGKIRSIIKDEEEHEKVLLMQTQKHEAMLNYTRSIVFGMNDGLVEILAVIAGVAMVATTSFVVALTGIIVGIAGTLSMAAGAYISSKSEKVVEHALEKERAMPTSPRKEAYYTGIFYFVGALIATYPFILGISGYAGIAVSVVSVSAVLAIASALIAVMSDTGIRTRVLEMISISLGTAFATALIGFVVRTVFGVVIT from the coding sequence ATGACGAGCGAGCGCATAAGGCACATAGAGGAGGAATTCCTCAGGGACGAGCTATCGGATTACGCGCTGTACGAGAGCACCGAGAGGCACGAGAAGGATCCGGTGCTCAAGAAGCTCGTAGGAAAGCTCAAGAAAACAGAGCTGCGGCACGCAATGGTTTGGGCCGGGCTCCTTGGCATAAAGGACGTGAGAAGCCTGGGCATGCCACTGTCAATAAGGATGAAAGTAAGTCTGTACGTGCTGGTCAGGCGGTTCATGGGCATAGCCTTCGTGACAAAGCTCCTTGAGAGGCATGAGAGCGAGGGCCTCAACGGCTATAAGTTGCTGGCCGAAGGGGAGGGCTTCAGCCCCGCTGCGCTCGGCAAGATACGCAGCATAATAAAGGACGAGGAGGAGCATGAGAAAGTTCTGCTCATGCAGACCCAGAAGCACGAGGCTATGCTCAACTACACGCGCTCGATCGTATTCGGAATGAACGACGGCCTTGTTGAGATACTTGCGGTAATTGCCGGGGTGGCGATGGTCGCAACTACGAGCTTCGTGGTCGCGCTCACGGGCATAATAGTGGGCATAGCCGGAACGCTCAGCATGGCAGCAGGCGCCTACATATCGTCAAAGTCGGAGAAGGTCGTGGAGCACGCGCTCGAGAAGGAGCGCGCAATGCCGACGAGCCCAAGGAAAGAGGCATATTACACAGGCATCTTCTACTTTGTCGGGGCGCTCATAGCGACATACCCGTTCATACTTGGCATTTCTGGCTATGCAGGCATTGCAGTTTCAGTCGTATCGGTTAGCGCGGTGCTGGCGATAGCCTCGGCGCTCATCGCGGTAATGAGCGACACGGGTATAAGGACGCGCGTGCTCGAGATGATCTCGATATCGCTAGGCACGGCCTTCGCCACTGCACTGATAGGCTTCGTCGTGAGGACAGTGTTCGGCGTAGTGATAACGTAG
- a CDS encoding nucleotidyltransferase family protein — translation MERLIAGIVHYPSLKTVLAIEDVLRKANAPLSRNQILSRLPTPVMRSTLNLALSYLEKRGIVRNAGAGFTWSLDESRLDAIAGAIRTIREKAVPLLRQGNVKHAAVFGSVARNEATPRSDIDLLVEFRGKPTLLKIGALKSRLEEKLGKSVDLVMFNTIDRRLRKQIMREMVGIL, via the coding sequence ATGGAAAGGCTAATCGCCGGCATTGTACACTACCCTAGCCTGAAGACGGTGCTCGCAATAGAGGATGTTTTGCGCAAGGCCAATGCGCCTCTCAGCCGTAACCAGATACTCTCAAGGCTTCCAACCCCTGTTATGCGCTCCACCCTCAATCTTGCACTTTCATATCTGGAAAAGAGAGGCATCGTGCGCAACGCCGGTGCAGGATTCACATGGAGCCTTGATGAAAGCAGACTCGACGCTATAGCGGGCGCCATACGCACAATCAGGGAAAAGGCCGTGCCTCTGCTCAGGCAGGGGAACGTGAAGCACGCCGCGGTGTTCGGATCTGTAGCGAGGAACGAGGCCACGCCCAGGAGCGACATAGATCTCTTGGTTGAATTCAGGGGCAAGCCGACCCTGCTTAAAATAGGGGCGCTGAAGTCGAGGCTGGAAGAGAAGCTAGGTAAGAGCGTAGATCTCGTGATGTTCAATACGATAGACAGGCGCCTCAGGAAGCAAATAATGCGCGAGATGGTGGGCATACTATGA
- a CDS encoding DUF86 domain-containing protein: MKKDPKILLGDMLYSIERINKMTLNMSFDDFSKDLTKQDAVIRRLAVIGEAANSLPKDFTERHKGVEWRGVIGMRNFLVHEYFEIDMEVVWNTIEKDIPKLKAEISKILKEA, translated from the coding sequence ATGAAGAAGGATCCAAAGATACTGCTGGGCGACATGCTGTACAGCATAGAGCGCATAAACAAGATGACCCTCAACATGTCGTTCGACGATTTTTCGAAGGACCTGACAAAGCAGGATGCTGTGATAAGAAGGCTGGCTGTCATAGGTGAAGCCGCTAACAGCCTGCCCAAGGATTTCACAGAAAGGCATAAAGGGGTAGAATGGCGTGGAGTCATAGGCATGCGCAACTTTCTCGTGCACGAGTACTTCGAGATCGATATGGAGGTCGTATGGAACACTATAGAGAAAGATATACCAAAGCTCAAGGCGGAGATCTCAAAGATACTGAAAGAGGCCTGA
- a CDS encoding NUDIX domain-containing protein → MERGEGMAEALAREASEGLGMQRNELAIGRLLDVSLSRFKTSHGMRIPLVLVTYVCSLRHPTRRFRLTGEHAAYEWASAAVAAKRLAAKFGPEMAKRLSTTSLGGIR, encoded by the coding sequence ATGGAGCGCGGCGAAGGCATGGCAGAGGCACTGGCGAGAGAGGCGAGCGAGGGGCTCGGCATGCAAAGGAACGAGCTCGCCATAGGCAGGCTGCTCGATGTCTCGCTCTCCAGGTTCAAGACCTCGCACGGCATGCGCATACCGCTGGTATTGGTTACATACGTATGCTCTCTGAGGCATCCAACAAGGAGATTCAGGCTGACGGGCGAGCACGCCGCATACGAATGGGCCAGCGCGGCAGTTGCTGCAAAGCGCCTGGCCGCAAAGTTCGGGCCTGAAATGGCAAAGAGGCTCAGCACGACTTCCCTCGGTGGCATACGTTGA